TACACGTGCCTGCATAACTCTTGCTCCCGGTTAAATTTTCCGATTCAGACTACCCTTTCATTTACAAACTGGCAATGTAACCCGATGTTCATCATGCTGAAGCGATACAACACAAGACACTAGCCTCATCCTGTGCTACAAACAGAACCGAAAGTATTGTTTTTAGAATTAAATAGGGTAGCTTCTCAATACTCAGTGAAGGGTTTCTATCCGGTACCTATCTTGGCTATACCTTTCGGCAGTTGAGCAAATTAATATGCTAAGAGAAAGTGTATTTTATAAGCACGCCGTACAGGGAACTCTGAGCCCTGTTAAGTTAGGCAGCGATAACAACAGAGGATAACAGCGAATGGTTCTCGGCAAGCCACAAACAGACCCGACTCTCGAATGGTTCCTGTCTCATTGCCATATCCACAAATATCCATCGAAGAGTACGCTAATTCACCAAGGTGAAAAGGCCGAAACACTTTACTACATCGTGAAAGGCTCCGTTGCGGTGCTGATCAAAGATGAAGAAGGTAAAGAGATGATTCTCTCCTATCTCAACCAGGGAGATTTCATCGGCGAACTTGGATTATTTGAAGAAGGCCAAGAACGTAGTGCCTGGGTCAGAGCAAAAACTGCCTGTGAAGTGGCTGAAATTTCTTACAAAAAATTCCGCCAGTTAATTCAGGTCAATCCAGATATCTTGATGCGCCTGTCTTCACAAATGGCGAATCGCTTACAGATAACATCTGAGAAAGTGGGTAACCTTGCTTTCCTTGATGTGACTGGACGCATTGCACAAACGCTGCTTAATCTGGCAAAACAACCTGATGCCATGACCCACCCAGATGGGATGCAGATAAAGATTACCCGCCAGGAAATTGGTCAAATAGTTGGCTGCTCCCGCGAAACTGTGGGGCGGATACTAAAAATGCTGGAAGATCAAAATCTGATCTCCGCACACGGTAAAACGATTGTCGTTTACGGCACCCGTTAATTCCCTATAAACCGGTGCTGCTACTTCGGCACCGGTTTTCTTTTGTGTGATTAATAAATTTCTGGGGCCTACATGAAATGGCAACGGCTTATTTATCATCCTGAAGTTAATTATGCGCTCCGCCAAACACTGGTTCTCTGCTTACCGGCGGCATTGGGGTTTGCCGTGGGGGAATTGCGGCTGGGGTTGATGTTCTCCCTGATACCCGCCTGCTGTAATATTGCTTCGCTCGATACTCCCCATCAACATTTCTTCCGGCGGCTGATTGTCGGCGGGACACTCTTTACCTTCAGTAGTTTTCTGACTCAACAATTACTGCTGTGGGATATCCCATTACCGGTGGTGATGCTTGGTCTCGCATTAACGTTGGGGGTAAGTGGTGCTATCAGCCAGCTCAACGGCCGGTTGCTCCCGGCAGCGTTGATCGCCGCTATTTTTAGTCTCAGCATGGTAGGCCGTGCGCCTATTTGGCAAGCGCCATTGATGTGTGCCGTGGGGACTCTCTGGTACGGGGTATTTACCTGGCTATGGTTTCGGTTATGTAAAGACCAGCCCATCCGTGAGCCACTGAGCCAGCTTTATCATCTGTTGGCCGATTATTGCGATGCTGCCTACTCTTTGCTTGGTCAGCACCAGGATGCGGAAAAAGCGATGCCAGCCCTGCTGGATAGGCAGCAAGGTATTATGGATAAAATTAACCAACTTTATCAACAGTTTAATCTACTACCCAATGCCACCAAAAAAGAGCAAAAGCGGCTACTGATACTCTTTCAGATGGCGCTTGATTTGCAGGAACATATCACTGCGGCGATGAATCAGTCAGAAAAGGCGCAAGAGCTGATAGAGCAGAGTTCAATAGAAGCCATCCTTGAACGTAATGTGCAGATTATCTCAACACAAATGCGCACCATCGCCGATAATATTCTCTATCACCACCGCGCGAAGACCCATTTCAGTGCCGGTGATGCGCTGGTCGAGCTGGAAGAGGTTGCCCAGCAACATCCTGATAATCCGGTGGCACAATTCTGCTATTACCATATCAGCCACATTACCCAGATCCTGAGCGATCAGCGCCCGCAATATGACCGCGATTTGATGTCAAGCCAACTATCTCAACCATTCTGGCCAGCGCTTGTTGGCTATCTATCATTTAAATCCAGCGCATTACGTGATGCAGGCCGCATGGGCGTAACGCTGGCAGCGGGCAGTTATATTGGTAGCCTGATCCATCTGCCTAAACCTTATTGGATTTTACTCACCATCATGTTGGTGACGCAAAACGGCTATAACGCCACTAAAATTCGGATTCACCACCGAGCCTTGGGCACTCTGATTGGGCTGTTACTCGCCGCGGCCCTGCTGCATTTTCAAATGCCGGAAGGGACTACGCTGAGCATTATGTTGCTCATCACATTGATAGCCTATCTGGTTCAGCGCAAAAACTATGGCTGGTCAGTCATCTTTAGAACCATCACTACAGTGTATATCTTGCAATTATTGACCGGAGAGGGCGCCGACTTTTTAGTTCCACGATTGCTGGATACCTTAATCGGCTGTGCATTGGCCTTCGCCAGCGCACTATGGCTGTGGCCACAGTGGCAAAGCGGTTTGCTGCGAAAGAATGCGCATCAAGCATTGGAGAGTTATCAGAAGATCCTGCGCATCCTACTGAAACCTAATCCAGATATCGGGCAACTCTCCTATGAACGCATTCAGGTGAACAAAGCCAGCAATGCGGTCCTGAGCTCACTGAATCAGGCCATGCAAGAACCCGGATTTAACTCAAAATATTTGGCCGACATGCGCCTATGGGCTACTCATAGCGAGCTTATTGTTGGGCATATCAATGAGATGACCATCCTGACTCGCGCTTACCCATTGGAAGAATCACCGCTAGAATCAGATAAACGCCACATTCAGCTGACTGTTAAATTGGCGGAAGAATATTTACAGCTTTGTGAGATGGCGATTCAGCAATGCCAGCAACGATTGGAATCGGATAACAGTGAGGGGAATAACGATTTTGTGCAAATGCCAGACATCGATCCTGATACACAAATATCTGAATCGGAACGCAATTTACGGCGTATCTTGTCACATCTCAGTGTAATGCATACCGTTTCATCTCTGGCATGGCAACAACAGCCGCACCACGGTATTTGGCGTCGGCGCAAGTTGCACAGCAAAGCGTAAAAATAAAGAGGCCAAAAAGCCTCAGACTGCTGACAAACTCCAACGACTCGATCTTGCAAGGTGAGGACAGGTAGAAGAGTAAAGCGTCCGCGCCACGGATGGCGCGGGTCGAGCCATCAGGGACGATTTTACGGCGTCTTTACGATCTGCCTGTTTTCACCGATACGGGCACTTTGTCATTAACCTCAGGCCAAAAAGCCTCTTCATAATGCAAAGTTACCCTTGCACCAGGCTGGCAATAACATGTTCCAAACGCGCCATACCTTGCTGGATATCTTCTTGCTCAATCACCAGCGAAGGCGCTAAGCGCAATACATCTGGCCCGGCATTGAGGATCATCAAACCATTCGCTGCCGCGGCAGTCAGGAACTCCCGTGCACGACCATGATATTGCGGTGCTAATTCAGCGCCAATCAATAACCCCATGCCGCGAATATCACTGAACACATGATACTTGTTATTGATATCTTGCAGAGCTTGCACAAATAGGCCGTGGCGCTGTTCAATACCATTAAGTACCTCAGGGGTATTAATGACATCCAACGCGGCTTCTGCCACCGCACAGGCGAGAGGATTGCCGCCATAGGTGGTACCATGTGTCCCTACCGCCATCACCGATGCAATTTCTTCTGTGGTCAGCATCGCGCTGACAGGGAACCCGCCCCCCAGAGCTTTAGCTGTCGTGAGGATATCTGGCGTCACACCATAATGCATATAGGTAAACAGCTTACCGCTGCGCCCCATGCCGCTTTGCACTTCATCAAATACCAACAGCGCTTTATGTTGGTCACAAAGTGCACGTACCCCTTGCAGAAACTCAGGCGTGGCAGCAGTAATCCCACCTTCACCCTGAATAGGCTCCAGCACGACTGCACAAGTATGGTCATCCATGACAGCTTTTACCGCAGCCAAGTCATTAAACGGCACGTGGATAATATCCGCCGGTTTCGGGCCAAACCCATCGGAATACTTTGGCTGCCCGCCAACGGATACAGTAAACAGGGTGCGACCATGAAATGCATTATGGAACGCAATGATTTTAGTTTTATAAGGACTATGGCGTTCAATGGCGTAATGGCGAGCTAACTTAAACGCCGCCTCATTTGCCTCACCACCAGAGTTGGCGAAAAACACCCGATCGGCAAAGGTTGCTGCAATCAGTTTCTGGGCCAAACGCAGTGCTGGCTCATTGGTAAATACGTTACTGGTATGCCATAACATTTCACCTTGTTGATGCAATGCTGCCACCAGTGCCGGATGGCAATGACCCAAGGCAGTAACAGCAATTCCACCTGCAAAATCAATGTATTCAGTACCTTGTTGATCCCACACGCGGCTTCCTTTCCCTTTTACCGGGATAAACTGCGCGGGTGCATAAACAGGCAAAATAACCTGATCGAATGTACTGCGAGTTACTGCTAATTTATCTGCCATTACGCTATCCACCCTGGTAAACCATTGAGCTGCCAATTTCTGACATGTGAAAATATAATCACAAAATATGCATAAAAAATCACAATCAGGCAAACAAAAAATCAACCAATTGGTAAAGTAGATCTCAACAGATTAATTTTTAAGGAAATTATCTAATAATTGATGGCCTTGCTCGCTAAGAATACTCTCCGGATGAAACTGCACCCCCTCCAGTGGCAAGGTGCGATGACGGATACCCATAATCTCATCCATTACTCCGTCTTGTTCTGTCCATGCGGTCAATTCAAAACAATCAGGCAGTGAATCGGCGGCAATCACTAAAGAGTGATAACGAGTCACCGTTAGCGGCTGATTAAGCCCACGGAAAACACCCTGCCCACTGTGGCGAATTGCCGTGGTTTTACCGTGCATCACTTGTCGCGCCCGCACGATACGCGCCCCAAAAGCCTGCCCTAGCGCCTGATGACCCAGACAAACCCCCAGTATGGGTAATTTACCGGCAAAATGACGAATAGCATCCAGGGAGATCCCGGCCTCATTGGGGGTACAAGGGCCGGGGGAAATCACCAAATGAGAAGGTGATAGTTTTTCAATATCAGCCAGTTGCACTTCATCATTACGTTTAACCACCACCTCTGCGCCCAGCTCGCAAAAATACTGGTACAGGTTGTAGGTAAACGAATCGTAATTATCGATCAATAACAGCATTTCATATCCAAAAAATCAGGTTAGCGCTTGCGCCCACCAGTAATTGACCCCAGAACACCGCGCAAAATTTGTCGCCCCAGATCGCGCGCCATACTTTTAGCCGCAGTCTGAACGATACCATCTCGTTTGCCACCGCGTGGGCCTGTAGAACCAAATAGCAAATCATTCAGTCCATCCATCAATCCGCCACCCTGATTACTCGGCTGCTGCGAAGCTGTCGTACCATCTGGAGCCGCATCTCCCAAGGTGGAGGAACCGCCGGCGGATAACTTTTCATAAGCCGACTCGCGATCCACCATCTCTTCATAGCGGCCATACAGTGGTGAATGATTGATGGCGTGATTACGTGCTGCGGTGTCCAGTGCGCCCATTTTAGATTGTGGGGCAATCACCATAGCGCGCTCAACGATATTGGGCCGCCCTTTCTCATCAAGGAAGGAAATAAGTGCCTCACCGACACCCAGCTCGGTAATCACCTGTTCGGCGCTGAATGCCGGGTTCGCGCGCATGGTTTGCGCCGCAGATTTAACCGCCTTTTGATCCCGTGGAGTAAAAGCACGTAGAGCATGCTGCACGCGATTGCCCAATTGGCCGAGAATTTTATCAGGAATATCCAATGGATTTTGTGTCACGAAATAGATGCCAACCCCTTTTGAGCGAATCAGCCGTACCACTTGCTCAACTTTATCCACCAGCGCAGTCGGGGCATCGGTAAACAACAAATGGGCCTCATCAAAGAAAAAGACTAATTTAGGTTTATCGACATCACCAACTTCAGGTAATTGCTCAAAAAGTTCAGCTAGCAACCACAGCAGAAAAATTGCATACAGTTTGGGTTGATTAATCAGACGGTCAGCGGCCAGTAGATTGATAACCCCTTGCCCATTGCTGTCAGTTCGCATCAAGTCGTGAATGTCCAACATCGGCTCGCCAAAAAATTGGTTAGCGCCCTGCTCTTCTAAAGTCAGTAAACCGCGCTGGATAGCGCCAATCGAGGCGGGTGTAATATTGCCGTATTGAGTGCGGAACTGTTTTGCATTATCACCAACAAATTGCACGATAGCGCGTAAGTCTTTCATGTCCAGCAGCAGTAGGTTGTTGTCATCAGCAATTTTAAATACCAATTGCAGCACACCACTTTGCACTTCATTGAGATCAAGCAAACGTCCCAGCAGCAACGGGCCAAGATCGGAAATGGTGGCTCGGATTGGGTGGCCTTTTTCAGCGAAAATATCCCAAGGCACAATCGGGCAAGCTTGTGGTTGCCAGTCTGTCACCCCAATTGCCGCCAGTCGTGCTTGCAACTTTTCTGACTCAACACCTTCAACACCAATACCGGATAAATCGCCCTTCACATCAGCCAGAAACACCGGCACGCCAATGCGGGAAAATTGCTCGGCCATTTTTTGTAACGTGACGGTTTTACCCGTACCTGTCGCGCCAGTAATCAAGCCATGACGGTTTGCCAATGCCGATAAAATCACTAAATCCTGTGCCGGCTGTGCCTTCGCGATAAGCAATGCTTCACTCATAAACCGTTACCCCCAACTGAGACAGATAATTGATTATATGCAACCTGGTTAGGCAAAAGGATTAATTTCTGGTGAGGATGGGATGTTAGCAGGGTATATCAGCCTTCGGGGAAGAAGGCTGACAACTAAATCATTAAGGTAAAACTTTTGCCGACAGAATAGTGATCGGTTTCACCGGCACATTTTGGTATGGCCCGACGTTTTCTGTCTGAACCTGAGAAATTTTCTCTACCACATCCATCCCCTTAACCACTTTACCGAACACGGCATAGCCAAAGTCACGTTGGCCATGATCGAGGAAAGCATTATCTGCCACGTTGAGGAAGAATTGGCTGGTGGCGCTGTCTTTATCTGCGGTACGGGCCATAGAAATGGTGCCACGCAGGTTACGCAAGCCGTTATCTGCTTCATTTTTGATCGGCGTTTTAGCCGTCTTTTGTTTGAAATCGGCAGTAAAGCCCCCGCCCTGAATCATAAAACCGGGGATAACGCGGTGGAAGATAGTGTTGTTGTAATAGCCGTTGTTGACGTAATCAACGAAATTCTGTGTTGAAACCGGTGCCTTCTGGCTATTGAGTTCCAACTCAATATTCCCAACCGACGTTGTTAACAACACATGAGGTTCACCGGCAGCTAAAGCTGCGGGCACCACGGCGCTTAGGGAGCAAAGTGCAATGAAGGTCACTAAAGTACGTTTGAACATTAACGGTTCCTTTCTGTGGGATGCGAACAACGGAAAAGCGCTTTGATTCTAGAGAGCTGACCCGCTCAATGCCACCCATTTACGGTTATTTACGTAACAGAATACGCATTTTTGCGGGAAACTCACCACTTCGGCCGTTAAACCGCGTCATAGAGATTAATTAGCTAAACTAAACCATCCCCCCAATCTCAGGCAATGCCGAAATTCTGCAACCGGGATCACGTCTTGCTTATTTCCTTGCTCTCAGGCTGCCATTTTTGCGAGCAATATCCCATTTTGTTTTTGGTTAATCGTTAGTCTTCTCCCAAATGAGAGCGCTCTCATTTATAATTTACTCATTTGGAGGCCAAATATGAAAACCTTTAAAATTGCTATTATTGGCGGCGGCAGTAGTTATACCCCTGAGCTAGTTGATGGATTAATTCAGCGAATTGACCAACTGCCGGTTACCGAACTGGCACTGGCTGATGTCGAGTTAGGTCGTCAAAAAGTGGAGATTATTGCCGCGCTGACCCGCAGAATGCTGGATCGTCACGGGTTGGAACAGGTGAAAGTTAGTGTTCACTTCTCACTGGATACCGCCATTGAAGGTGCCAGTTTCGTTCTGACACAATTCCGTGTCGGCCAACTCCCGGCACGGGCAGCGGATGAGCGTTTGGGTTTGAAATATAACTTACTCGGGCAGGAGACCACAGGTGTCGGCGGTTTTGCCAAAGCGCTCCGTACCATTCCGGTTATGCTAGATATTGCTGCGAAAGTTGAAAAGCTGGCACCGGATGCCTGGATAATCAACTTTACCAACCCAGCCGGTATCGTCACCGAAGCAGTAACCCGCTATAGCAAAGCGAAGATTATTGGCCTGTGTAATGTCCCGATCAGTATGCACCATATGATTGCGAAGTTACTGGATGCGCCTTATGAAGATATCCAGCTGCGTTTCGCCGGGCTAAATCATATGGTATGGGTGCATGAAGTGCTCCAGCAGGGTAAAAACGTCACCGCAGATGTGCTAAATATGTTGTGTGACGGAGCCTCATTGACCATGAACAACATCAAAGAAGCACCATGGCCACCGGAGTTTCTGCGAGCAATGGGTGCTATCCCTTGCCCTTATCATCGCTATTTCTACCAGACACAAGATATGCTGGCAGAAGAAATAGTCGCAGCGGCTGAACGCGGCACCCGTGCAGAGCAAGTGATGCAGGTAGAAAAAGAGTTGTTTGATCTGTACGCTGACCCACATCTGGATAGCAAACCGGAGCAACTCAGTTTCCGTGGCGGATCATTTTATTCTGAAGTCGCACTGGAACTTATTCGTGCAATTCATAATAATTTAGGTACGCAACTAGTTGTGAATACGACAAACCGTGGCGCGATTCGTGGTTTGTCTGATGGTTCCGTGGTAGAAACCAACTGTATTGTTGATGCGCAAGGTGCACACCCACTGACTTTTGGCCCTTTACCGGTTGCCATGCATGGGCTAACCCAGCAAGTCAAAGCCTATGAGCGCCTGACAATTGAAGCTGCAGTGCACGGCGATCGCCGTAGTGCTTTGTTGGCATTGGTGACCAACCCACTGATTGGCAACGCCAGTATTGCTCAGCCACTATTGGACAATGTTCTACAAGTAAATAAACTTTACTTGCCGCAGTTCGCAGATTTGTAACATTCATTCATTTTATACTCTACGTAATTGGAGTTGCAGTTCCCCCTGCAACTTCAAGTATGAAGGGGATTGGAGTCAGCAATGGTCACACTGGAAGACGTCGCGGTATTAGCTGGGGTATCCCGCGCTACGGTATCCCGCGTGGTCAATGGTGATACCAATGTTAAAGCGCAAACGCGTGAAAAAGTAGAACAAGCGGTCGCAGTTTTGGGCTACACCCCGAACCCTGCCGCACGGGCACTGGCCTCCAGCCAAAGCAATACGCTGGGGTTAGTGACCACATCCTACCGTGGTGGCTTTTTTGGGGCGTTGATGGATTTCGTCCAAACTGAAGCCGAATCGCAGGGTAAACAGCTGTTAGTCACTCAGGGGCGGGATAACGCAGATAAGGAATGGCAGGCTATTCAGCGCCTGTATAACCTACGTTGCGATGGATTAATCCTGCATGTGCGTTTTCTCAGTGATGAAAGGCTACATCAGTTAGCGGCAGCAGGCCGTTCGTTTGTCTTATTGGATAGACTGGTTCCCGGCCTGGAAGCTCGCTGTGTCACTTTTGATCATCGCCGTGCCAGCCAAATGGCAACACAGGTACTTATTGATGCCGGCCATCGCCACATTGCTTGTATCAGTGGTTCAGCGCAGCGCCATTCCAGTGAATTGCGGCGTCAGGGCTTTATCGATGCGATGCAATTAGCCGGTTTAGAGCCGGTAGCTTGTGTGGAAGGGGTTTATGACCTGGAAAGCGGCTATCAACGTGCAGATGAGATCCTCAAGCGCCCACAGCACCCCACCGCTATCTATTGTTGTAACGAAGAAATGGCTATTGGTGCCCTGCTGGCTATCAATAAGCATCACTTGCAAGTCCCACAGGATATTTCATTGCTTTGCTATGACAGTGGCGAACGTGCTCCATTTGTCAGCCCGGCATTAACCAGCTTACATTTCCCCATTGTAGAAATGGCGCGACATGCCACTCAACTGCTCATTAACCCATTGATTCCCAATGCTAGTTTCCCACCTGCGATTATCATGCGCGAATCAGTTATGCCGCCTAAAAAATAGCATTTATGTAAATTCAGCGCTGATTAACATGCATCTGCCT
The sequence above is drawn from the Yersinia enterocolitica subsp. enterocolitica genome and encodes:
- the crp gene encoding cAMP-activated global transcriptional regulator CRP, which gives rise to MVLGKPQTDPTLEWFLSHCHIHKYPSKSTLIHQGEKAETLYYIVKGSVAVLIKDEEGKEMILSYLNQGDFIGELGLFEEGQERSAWVRAKTACEVAEISYKKFRQLIQVNPDILMRLSSQMANRLQITSEKVGNLAFLDVTGRIAQTLLNLAKQPDAMTHPDGMQIKITRQEIGQIVGCSRETVGRILKMLEDQNLISAHGKTIVVYGTR
- a CDS encoding YccS/YhfK family putative transporter, which encodes MKWQRLIYHPEVNYALRQTLVLCLPAALGFAVGELRLGLMFSLIPACCNIASLDTPHQHFFRRLIVGGTLFTFSSFLTQQLLLWDIPLPVVMLGLALTLGVSGAISQLNGRLLPAALIAAIFSLSMVGRAPIWQAPLMCAVGTLWYGVFTWLWFRLCKDQPIREPLSQLYHLLADYCDAAYSLLGQHQDAEKAMPALLDRQQGIMDKINQLYQQFNLLPNATKKEQKRLLILFQMALDLQEHITAAMNQSEKAQELIEQSSIEAILERNVQIISTQMRTIADNILYHHRAKTHFSAGDALVELEEVAQQHPDNPVAQFCYYHISHITQILSDQRPQYDRDLMSSQLSQPFWPALVGYLSFKSSALRDAGRMGVTLAAGSYIGSLIHLPKPYWILLTIMLVTQNGYNATKIRIHHRALGTLIGLLLAAALLHFQMPEGTTLSIMLLITLIAYLVQRKNYGWSVIFRTITTVYILQLLTGEGADFLVPRLLDTLIGCALAFASALWLWPQWQSGLLRKNAHQALESYQKILRILLKPNPDIGQLSYERIQVNKASNAVLSSLNQAMQEPGFNSKYLADMRLWATHSELIVGHINEMTILTRAYPLEESPLESDKRHIQLTVKLAEEYLQLCEMAIQQCQQRLESDNSEGNNDFVQMPDIDPDTQISESERNLRRILSHLSVMHTVSSLAWQQQPHHGIWRRRKLHSKA
- the argD gene encoding bifunctional acetylornithine/succinyldiaminopimelate transaminase is translated as MADKLAVTRSTFDQVILPVYAPAQFIPVKGKGSRVWDQQGTEYIDFAGGIAVTALGHCHPALVAALHQQGEMLWHTSNVFTNEPALRLAQKLIAATFADRVFFANSGGEANEAAFKLARHYAIERHSPYKTKIIAFHNAFHGRTLFTVSVGGQPKYSDGFGPKPADIIHVPFNDLAAVKAVMDDHTCAVVLEPIQGEGGITAATPEFLQGVRALCDQHKALLVFDEVQSGMGRSGKLFTYMHYGVTPDILTTAKALGGGFPVSAMLTTEEIASVMAVGTHGTTYGGNPLACAVAEAALDVINTPEVLNGIEQRHGLFVQALQDINNKYHVFSDIRGMGLLIGAELAPQYHGRAREFLTAAAANGLMILNAGPDVLRLAPSLVIEQEDIQQGMARLEHVIASLVQG
- a CDS encoding aminodeoxychorismate synthase component II → MLLLIDNYDSFTYNLYQYFCELGAEVVVKRNDEVQLADIEKLSPSHLVISPGPCTPNEAGISLDAIRHFAGKLPILGVCLGHQALGQAFGARIVRARQVMHGKTTAIRHSGQGVFRGLNQPLTVTRYHSLVIAADSLPDCFELTAWTEQDGVMDEIMGIRHRTLPLEGVQFHPESILSEQGHQLLDNFLKN
- a CDS encoding helicase HerA-like domain-containing protein, with the protein product MSEALLIAKAQPAQDLVILSALANRHGLITGATGTGKTVTLQKMAEQFSRIGVPVFLADVKGDLSGIGVEGVESEKLQARLAAIGVTDWQPQACPIVPWDIFAEKGHPIRATISDLGPLLLGRLLDLNEVQSGVLQLVFKIADDNNLLLLDMKDLRAIVQFVGDNAKQFRTQYGNITPASIGAIQRGLLTLEEQGANQFFGEPMLDIHDLMRTDSNGQGVINLLAADRLINQPKLYAIFLLWLLAELFEQLPEVGDVDKPKLVFFFDEAHLLFTDAPTALVDKVEQVVRLIRSKGVGIYFVTQNPLDIPDKILGQLGNRVQHALRAFTPRDQKAVKSAAQTMRANPAFSAEQVITELGVGEALISFLDEKGRPNIVERAMVIAPQSKMGALDTAARNHAINHSPLYGRYEEMVDRESAYEKLSAGGSSTLGDAAPDGTTASQQPSNQGGGLMDGLNDLLFGSTGPRGGKRDGIVQTAAKSMARDLGRQILRGVLGSITGGRKR
- the ppiA gene encoding peptidylprolyl isomerase A codes for the protein MFKRTLVTFIALCSLSAVVPAALAAGEPHVLLTTSVGNIELELNSQKAPVSTQNFVDYVNNGYYNNTIFHRVIPGFMIQGGGFTADFKQKTAKTPIKNEADNGLRNLRGTISMARTADKDSATSQFFLNVADNAFLDHGQRDFGYAVFGKVVKGMDVVEKISQVQTENVGPYQNVPVKPITILSAKVLP
- a CDS encoding 6-phospho-beta-glucosidase — translated: MKTFKIAIIGGGSSYTPELVDGLIQRIDQLPVTELALADVELGRQKVEIIAALTRRMLDRHGLEQVKVSVHFSLDTAIEGASFVLTQFRVGQLPARAADERLGLKYNLLGQETTGVGGFAKALRTIPVMLDIAAKVEKLAPDAWIINFTNPAGIVTEAVTRYSKAKIIGLCNVPISMHHMIAKLLDAPYEDIQLRFAGLNHMVWVHEVLQQGKNVTADVLNMLCDGASLTMNNIKEAPWPPEFLRAMGAIPCPYHRYFYQTQDMLAEEIVAAAERGTRAEQVMQVEKELFDLYADPHLDSKPEQLSFRGGSFYSEVALELIRAIHNNLGTQLVVNTTNRGAIRGLSDGSVVETNCIVDAQGAHPLTFGPLPVAMHGLTQQVKAYERLTIEAAVHGDRRSALLALVTNPLIGNASIAQPLLDNVLQVNKLYLPQFADL
- a CDS encoding LacI family DNA-binding transcriptional regulator produces the protein MVTLEDVAVLAGVSRATVSRVVNGDTNVKAQTREKVEQAVAVLGYTPNPAARALASSQSNTLGLVTTSYRGGFFGALMDFVQTEAESQGKQLLVTQGRDNADKEWQAIQRLYNLRCDGLILHVRFLSDERLHQLAAAGRSFVLLDRLVPGLEARCVTFDHRRASQMATQVLIDAGHRHIACISGSAQRHSSELRRQGFIDAMQLAGLEPVACVEGVYDLESGYQRADEILKRPQHPTAIYCCNEEMAIGALLAINKHHLQVPQDISLLCYDSGERAPFVSPALTSLHFPIVEMARHATQLLINPLIPNASFPPAIIMRESVMPPKK